The proteins below come from a single Homalodisca vitripennis isolate AUS2020 unplaced genomic scaffold, UT_GWSS_2.1 ScUCBcl_57;HRSCAF=856, whole genome shotgun sequence genomic window:
- the LOC124370250 gene encoding uncharacterized protein LOC124370250 → MSAKRKRCRCVLRGLKLNAIRRLDNEGHGANFSELKKASRQETAAPENQPRACPPENEELVNLCNHLPVAEPISAEDISEWINGDEDQALTDDVIIQMLNQPEDDDNDEPDGATEKISHTEGLRTIEGALAYIEQQETATTNDLVWLLRRWRNRAASLRSSNLSQKTIN, encoded by the exons atgaGTGCTAAACGCAAACGTTGTCGTTGTGTCCTtagaggactaaaactaaatgcGATTCGTCGTCTGGACAATG AAGGTCATGGCGCAAACTTTTCGGAATTGAAAAAGGCAAGCCGCCAAGAGACAGCTGCTCCTGAAAACCAGCCAAGAGCATGTCCTCCTGAAAATGAAGAGCTTGTGAATCTTTGTAACCACCTTCCAGTGGCTGAGCCCATCAGTGCAGAGGACATCAGTGAATGGATCAATGGAGATGAGGATCAGGCCCTAACTGATGACGTGATTATCCAGATGCTCAACCAACCAGAAGATGATGACAA cgaTGAACCTGATGGGGCGACTGAGAAAATATCACATACAGAAGGTCTAAGAACGATCGAGGGAGCACTGGCATACATTGAACAACAAGAAACCGCAACAACAAACGATTTAGTTTGGCTGCTGCGACGCTGGCGCAACAGGGCGGCTAGCCTAAGATCCTCTAATCTAagtcaaaaaacaataaactga